The Saccharomonospora cyanea NA-134 genome includes a region encoding these proteins:
- the trmB gene encoding tRNA (guanosine(46)-N7)-methyltransferase TrmB, whose amino-acid sequence MGSEHQPRLRSVVSYVKRGGRMTVGQQRAWERLWPSWGRAVADLPDGPIDFTEWFGRQAPVVLEIGSGMGEATSQLAAAAPETNYVAVEVYEAGLGQLMLRAEQLGVENLRLFHGDAVVLLTEHVAPESLSGVRIFYPDPWPKKRHHKRRLVQPGFVRLVTSRMAPGATLHLATDWENYAEQMLEVCSAEPTLRNRYDGWAPRPDFRPVTKFEQRARSEGRESRDLIFEKLPETP is encoded by the coding sequence GTGGGAAGCGAGCACCAGCCGAGACTGCGCAGCGTCGTCAGCTACGTCAAGCGCGGCGGACGAATGACGGTCGGCCAACAGCGGGCGTGGGAGCGCCTGTGGCCGTCGTGGGGCCGGGCGGTGGCCGACCTTCCGGACGGTCCGATCGACTTCACCGAGTGGTTCGGCAGGCAGGCGCCCGTGGTGTTGGAGATCGGCTCCGGCATGGGCGAGGCGACCTCGCAGTTGGCGGCCGCGGCCCCGGAGACGAACTACGTCGCCGTGGAGGTGTACGAAGCCGGGCTCGGCCAGCTCATGCTGAGGGCCGAACAGCTCGGGGTCGAGAACCTGCGCCTGTTCCACGGGGACGCCGTCGTGTTGCTCACCGAGCACGTGGCCCCGGAGTCGCTGTCCGGGGTGCGGATCTTCTACCCGGACCCCTGGCCGAAGAAACGACACCACAAGCGCAGGCTGGTCCAGCCGGGGTTCGTGAGGCTGGTGACATCGCGGATGGCCCCGGGCGCGACCCTGCACCTGGCCACCGACTGGGAGAACTACGCCGAACAGATGTTGGAGGTCTGCTCGGCGGAGCCGACGTTGCGTAACCGCTACGACGGCTGGGCGCCGCGCCCGGACTTCCGCCCGGTGACGAAGTTCGAGCAGCGGGCCCGCTCCGAGGGCCGCGAGAGTCGCGACCTGATCTTCGAGAAGTTGCCCGAAACGCCGTGA
- a CDS encoding sensor histidine kinase: MAGWPRWARPRLLYRRGVPTRSARELTALASKRLGLPGIVLFAAVLCDLVIIAASAFDSVGPLGQDLWLFPGIVALSACAVWAHRRPLPAGFTGAAVLLLSSALISTTGTVSYTALLEDITFAETVAGVELVYYAVLTLSPLAATAVTAALVLATTMAAVVRAHLWIYDGQLAATIFAGFVLLLLTVLAGTYQRRPRRRRRERSTFTALMRQQWPLVSVLATVLFLETFYAASAHGFGVFVLLCSFGTAVVALLASRIPAWAAAYYSALVIIAGSVLWFTGASHTYAELYGMPFSQIVSGMAVVVLVVRHETPTRAAGLIALQSVAVALVTSANTPNFQGLRVMFVAALLLLGICVALGMFLRARDSERAQVVATAVSDAQTAERMALARELHDVVAHHVTGIVVQAQAARMLAERNPAVVVDALGQIERAGTDAMTAMRRLVRSMRGDAPAGASEFSEQATTNLAADLRRLVDTGNHGVPTQLTVDVPDDLPPEVARSALRLVQESLTNVGKHARGASRAVVTVGTVGAELRIRITDDGTGNAEQTRATRPSEDSGYGLVGMRERVDLLRGRLSAGPSPEGGWLVEAVLPLIPPTGEAGRKDGE, translated from the coding sequence ATGGCCGGATGGCCGCGCTGGGCACGCCCTCGGCTGCTCTACCGTCGAGGCGTGCCCACTCGGTCAGCCCGCGAACTCACCGCGCTCGCCTCGAAACGGCTCGGCCTTCCCGGGATCGTGCTGTTCGCCGCCGTGCTGTGCGATCTGGTGATCATCGCCGCGTCCGCTTTCGACTCCGTCGGCCCTCTCGGCCAGGACCTGTGGCTGTTTCCGGGCATCGTGGCGCTTTCGGCATGCGCCGTGTGGGCCCACCGCAGACCGTTGCCCGCGGGGTTCACCGGCGCCGCCGTGTTGTTGCTCTCCAGCGCTCTGATCTCGACCACCGGCACCGTCTCGTACACGGCTTTGCTGGAGGACATCACGTTCGCCGAGACCGTCGCGGGTGTGGAGCTCGTGTACTACGCCGTGCTGACGCTCTCCCCGCTCGCGGCGACGGCCGTCACCGCCGCGCTCGTGCTCGCCACCACCATGGCCGCGGTGGTGCGGGCCCATCTGTGGATCTACGACGGTCAGCTCGCGGCGACGATCTTCGCCGGGTTCGTCCTGCTCCTGCTGACCGTGTTGGCGGGCACCTACCAGCGCAGGCCTCGGCGGCGGCGCCGGGAACGCAGCACCTTCACGGCACTGATGCGGCAGCAGTGGCCCCTGGTCAGCGTGCTCGCGACCGTCCTGTTCCTGGAGACGTTCTACGCCGCGTCGGCGCACGGCTTCGGGGTCTTCGTGCTGCTGTGTTCCTTCGGCACGGCCGTGGTCGCGCTGCTGGCCTCTCGCATCCCGGCGTGGGCGGCGGCGTACTACAGCGCGCTCGTGATCATCGCGGGCAGCGTCCTCTGGTTCACCGGCGCGAGCCACACCTACGCCGAGCTCTACGGCATGCCCTTCAGCCAGATCGTCAGCGGCATGGCCGTGGTCGTGTTGGTCGTGCGCCACGAGACACCCACCCGGGCGGCAGGTCTCATCGCGCTCCAGTCCGTGGCCGTCGCCCTGGTCACGAGCGCGAACACGCCCAACTTCCAGGGCCTGCGGGTGATGTTCGTGGCGGCCCTGTTGCTGCTGGGGATCTGCGTGGCCCTCGGGATGTTCCTCCGCGCCCGCGACTCCGAACGCGCGCAGGTCGTCGCCACCGCCGTGAGCGACGCCCAGACCGCCGAGCGGATGGCCCTGGCCCGCGAGCTGCACGACGTCGTGGCTCACCACGTCACGGGAATCGTGGTGCAGGCCCAGGCGGCGAGGATGCTCGCCGAGCGGAACCCGGCCGTGGTCGTCGACGCGCTGGGCCAGATCGAGCGGGCGGGAACCGACGCGATGACGGCCATGCGCAGGCTGGTGCGCAGCATGCGCGGTGACGCGCCCGCGGGTGCCAGCGAGTTCAGCGAGCAGGCCACCACGAATCTCGCCGCGGACCTGCGTCGACTTGTCGACACCGGAAACCACGGTGTCCCGACCCAACTCACCGTGGACGTGCCCGACGACCTCCCACCCGAGGTGGCACGGTCGGCGTTGCGGCTGGTGCAGGAGTCGCTGACCAACGTCGGCAAACACGCCAGGGGGGCGAGCAGGGCGGTCGTCACCGTCGGCACGGTGGGCGCAGAACTCCGCATCCGGATCACCGACGACGGCACCGGCAACGCGGAGCAGACCCGAGCGACACGGCCGTCCGAGGACTCCGGATACGGTTTGGTCGGCATGCGGGAACGAGTCGACCTCCTGCGCGGCCGGTTGTCGGCGGGGCCGTCACCGGAGGGCGGCTGGCTCGTCGAGGCTGTGCTCCCACTGATCCCACCCACGGGCGAGGCAGGCAGGAAGGACGGCGAGTGA
- a CDS encoding FtsX-like permease family protein, which translates to MIAFRIALRVLRRDRRTRTSAILMGVGVAVATGLMLVLVSLPGAAQARVDRAAWQEPSAADFVGEAGEAVMSLTISEDSYDDRTITRVDVAAHGDASEIALPPGIERFPAPGEVLMSPALRELSAGLPASVLAERYPGEVVGLLGAEALTHPDQLAVLVGHTEDELGSMAMQVGGFAEAGDAWDPTLDLLAGVGVVVLLVPSLVLVASAARLTASRREQRLAALRLAGATPRQVVGMVAGENAIAAVGGALLGWAVSPLARWAASHVPWEGGTWQASDFVTSPVLTLAVVVTIPLLVLLAAVVGLWRVVRTPLGAARSERPRRPHWVRLLSLPVAAVVFFVLLRNISDALGVLLLVGALALIIASSMLIGPFVTAAIGSVFSRAWRRPSMLLAGRRLRHDPKGAYRASAGVVLAVFTGSMALTVLPSIETLAGSSSPFRDSALYVNAYDDAASVAERTNAALARYGIEERAEQISVVELALDGRSQEAYVVECESARRLLRVDPGDACDAEPGVYVTGMSEPVEDATVANFGEPGTPLAEGTPAYEIRADTDGSTMPPLIDPAVLPSGMEPTQAIVAVAATSETADVVRTALGRAGNGLEVQSVPDLLASQQAQLDDLRRVTVIGLIAAALLSGCSAAITTAGSVMDRRRTFGALMAAGTPVRVLGRALRTEAAMPALVATIGAGVTGVVVGGGLAWLFTASTPVVTPWALAPVVLGIGTALIAASVCTPALKRVSGEPLSDD; encoded by the coding sequence GTGATCGCGTTCCGCATCGCCCTGCGCGTGTTGCGCCGTGATCGGCGCACGAGGACGTCGGCGATCCTCATGGGGGTGGGAGTCGCGGTCGCCACCGGGCTGATGCTCGTCCTCGTGTCACTGCCGGGCGCCGCGCAGGCCCGCGTCGACCGGGCCGCGTGGCAGGAGCCGTCCGCCGCCGACTTCGTGGGGGAAGCCGGCGAGGCCGTGATGTCGCTGACCATCAGTGAGGACTCCTACGACGACCGCACGATCACCCGGGTCGACGTCGCCGCGCACGGCGACGCGTCGGAGATCGCGTTGCCGCCCGGCATCGAGCGTTTCCCCGCGCCCGGAGAGGTCCTCATGTCACCCGCGCTGCGTGAGCTCAGCGCCGGACTGCCCGCCTCGGTGCTCGCCGAGCGTTATCCGGGCGAGGTCGTCGGACTGCTCGGTGCCGAGGCGTTGACCCATCCCGACCAGCTCGCCGTGCTCGTGGGACACACCGAGGACGAGCTGGGGAGCATGGCCATGCAGGTCGGCGGCTTCGCCGAGGCGGGGGACGCCTGGGACCCGACCCTGGACCTCCTCGCGGGCGTGGGCGTGGTCGTGCTGCTGGTGCCGAGTCTCGTGCTGGTGGCCTCCGCCGCACGGCTCACCGCGTCCCGCCGGGAACAGCGCCTCGCGGCGTTGCGACTGGCGGGTGCGACACCGCGTCAGGTGGTGGGCATGGTCGCGGGTGAGAACGCGATCGCCGCGGTCGGAGGTGCCCTGCTGGGCTGGGCCGTGAGTCCGCTGGCTCGGTGGGCGGCGTCCCACGTGCCGTGGGAGGGGGGCACCTGGCAGGCGAGCGACTTCGTCACCTCGCCCGTTCTGACCCTCGCCGTGGTCGTGACGATCCCGCTGTTGGTGCTGCTGGCCGCCGTCGTCGGCCTCTGGCGGGTGGTGCGGACCCCGCTGGGCGCGGCCCGCAGCGAGCGTCCCCGCCGACCGCACTGGGTGCGGCTGCTGTCGCTGCCCGTTGCCGCGGTGGTGTTCTTCGTCCTCCTCCGGAACATCTCCGACGCACTCGGGGTCCTGCTGTTGGTCGGCGCGCTGGCGCTGATCATCGCATCGTCGATGCTCATCGGGCCGTTCGTGACGGCGGCGATCGGGTCCGTGTTCTCCCGTGCCTGGCGCAGGCCGTCGATGCTGCTGGCGGGCCGCAGGCTGCGGCACGACCCGAAGGGGGCCTACCGGGCGTCCGCCGGTGTGGTGCTGGCGGTGTTCACCGGCTCGATGGCGCTGACGGTGTTGCCGTCGATCGAGACACTCGCCGGATCGTCGTCCCCGTTCCGCGACTCGGCGCTGTACGTGAACGCGTACGACGACGCCGCCTCGGTCGCCGAGCGCACGAACGCCGCGCTCGCCCGGTACGGGATCGAAGAGCGCGCGGAACAGATCTCCGTCGTCGAGCTCGCACTAGACGGCCGGTCACAGGAGGCCTACGTCGTCGAGTGCGAGAGCGCGCGGCGACTGCTGCGCGTCGACCCGGGCGATGCCTGCGACGCGGAGCCGGGCGTCTACGTCACGGGGATGTCGGAACCCGTGGAAGACGCGACCGTGGCCAATTTCGGGGAACCCGGAACCCCCCTCGCGGAGGGAACACCGGCCTACGAGATCCGCGCCGACACCGACGGTTCCACGATGCCGCCGCTGATCGACCCCGCGGTGTTGCCGTCCGGCATGGAGCCCACGCAGGCGATCGTCGCGGTAGCCGCCACTTCCGAGACCGCCGACGTCGTCCGGACGGCGCTAGGCCGCGCCGGGAACGGGCTCGAGGTCCAGAGCGTCCCCGACCTGCTCGCCTCACAGCAGGCGCAGCTGGACGACCTGCGCCGCGTCACCGTGATCGGACTCATCGCCGCCGCGCTGCTGAGCGGATGCAGTGCGGCCATCACCACCGCGGGTTCGGTGATGGACCGGCGCCGTACCTTCGGGGCCCTCATGGCGGCGGGGACCCCCGTGCGCGTGCTGGGCAGGGCGTTGCGGACGGAGGCCGCCATGCCCGCGCTCGTGGCGACGATCGGTGCGGGTGTGACGGGTGTCGTGGTCGGTGGGGGCCTGGCCTGGTTGTTCACGGCGTCGACGCCCGTGGTCACGCCGTGGGCGCTGGCACCCGTGGTGCTCGGTATCGGCACGGCGCTGATCGCCGCGTCGGTGTGCACACCCGCGCTGAAACGGGTGAGCGGCGAACCGCTCTCGGACGACTAG
- a CDS encoding ABC transporter permease: protein MTLLAVERIKLLSTRSPWWCAVASIVLAGSFTALVVGSATDEFPATVAVTQYGYQFGLAVIMVLGALSVTTEYRFNTIRTTFQAVPNRTAVLVAKAVVVALLALLIGELTAFSSWGLSLVLAPEADLALDSTADIVNVAGVGVVFAVAAVIAVAVGLLVRHSAGAISLLMIYTLAAESMVQLIPEIGDDVYKWLPFNTAQKFLTGDGESSGGAAAMGMPLSTSPLSPGWALAYFAGFAVVLLFVAIVTTNKRDA from the coding sequence ATGACACTGCTCGCGGTCGAACGCATCAAACTGCTCTCCACCCGGTCGCCGTGGTGGTGCGCGGTGGCCAGCATCGTGCTGGCAGGCTCCTTCACGGCACTCGTGGTGGGCAGCGCCACGGACGAATTCCCCGCCACCGTGGCCGTCACGCAGTACGGCTACCAGTTCGGACTGGCCGTGATCATGGTGCTCGGTGCGCTGTCGGTGACCACCGAGTACCGCTTCAACACCATCCGCACGACGTTCCAGGCGGTGCCCAACCGCACGGCGGTCCTGGTGGCCAAGGCCGTCGTGGTGGCGTTGCTCGCGCTGCTGATCGGGGAACTCACCGCGTTCTCGTCGTGGGGTCTCTCACTGGTGCTCGCGCCGGAGGCCGACCTGGCGCTCGACAGCACCGCCGACATCGTCAACGTCGCGGGCGTGGGCGTCGTGTTCGCGGTCGCCGCGGTGATCGCCGTGGCCGTCGGGCTGCTGGTGCGGCACAGCGCGGGAGCGATCTCGTTGCTGATGATCTACACGCTGGCCGCCGAGAGCATGGTCCAACTCATTCCCGAGATCGGTGACGACGTCTACAAGTGGCTGCCGTTCAACACGGCGCAAAAGTTCCTGACCGGCGACGGCGAGTCGAGCGGTGGAGCGGCTGCCATGGGAATGCCGTTGTCGACTTCGCCGCTCAGCCCGGGATGGGCGCTGGCGTACTTCGCGGGTTTCGCCGTGGTGCTGTTGTTCGTGGCGATCGTGACCACCAACAAACGGGACGCCTGA
- a CDS encoding ABC transporter ATP-binding protein encodes MRSDTQIQVPGGPAGPGAGPVLVGRGLTKTYGDQRALDGVSIEIGVGDAVAIVGPSGSGKSTLLHVLAGILPADTGEVLLAGRRIDQLGEGPRSELRRREFGFVFQSGMLVAELTAAENAALPLLLGGASRASAMATAQEWLGKLGLGGKEQRLPGQLSGGEAQRVAIARALGHRPSVIFADEPTGALDSRTGAETMRALLDAASETGAAVVVVTHDRDLAESMPRMVSMRDGRVQL; translated from the coding sequence ATGCGTTCGGACACACAGATCCAGGTGCCCGGTGGACCGGCCGGTCCCGGGGCCGGACCCGTCCTCGTCGGGCGGGGACTGACCAAGACCTACGGCGATCAGCGTGCCCTCGACGGGGTGAGCATCGAGATCGGCGTGGGAGACGCCGTGGCGATCGTCGGGCCGTCGGGGTCGGGCAAGAGCACGTTGCTGCACGTGCTCGCCGGCATCCTGCCCGCCGACACCGGTGAGGTGCTCCTCGCGGGACGTCGCATCGACCAGCTCGGCGAGGGCCCGCGCAGCGAACTGCGTCGCAGGGAGTTCGGGTTCGTCTTCCAGTCCGGCATGCTCGTGGCCGAGCTGACCGCTGCCGAGAACGCGGCACTGCCGCTGCTGCTCGGCGGTGCGTCGCGGGCGTCGGCGATGGCCACGGCACAGGAGTGGCTCGGCAAGCTCGGGCTGGGCGGCAAGGAACAGCGGTTGCCGGGGCAGTTGTCCGGGGGTGAGGCGCAGCGCGTGGCCATCGCGAGGGCGCTCGGACACCGGCCGAGCGTGATCTTCGCGGACGAACCGACCGGCGCGCTCGACAGCCGCACCGGGGCGGAGACCATGCGGGCACTGCTCGACGCGGCCTCCGAGACCGGCGCGGCGGTCGTGGTGGTCACCCATGACCGCGACCTCGCCGAGTCGATGCCGCGGATGGTGTCCATGCGCGACGGCAGGGTGCAGTTGTGA
- a CDS encoding response regulator translates to MIRVLIADDQDMVRAGFRMILGAQDDIEVVADVSDGVEAVRQARELRPDVCLLDIRMPGLDGLEVTRQLAGPDVADPLKVVVVTTFDLDEYVHAALQGGASGFLLKDAGPALLIEAVRAAARGDALVSPQVTVRLLRHFGTNRVTDRPTPAVELTPRELDVVRAAARGLTNGEIGAELYLSLSTVKTHLASVQNKLGVRNRVEIAAWAWRNGIMDGA, encoded by the coding sequence GTGATCCGGGTACTGATCGCCGACGACCAGGACATGGTGCGCGCGGGTTTTCGGATGATTCTCGGTGCGCAGGACGACATCGAGGTGGTCGCCGACGTCAGCGACGGGGTGGAGGCCGTGCGGCAGGCTCGGGAACTGCGCCCCGACGTCTGCCTGCTCGACATCCGTATGCCGGGACTCGACGGTCTGGAGGTGACCCGGCAGCTCGCGGGGCCCGACGTGGCCGACCCGCTCAAGGTCGTGGTCGTCACCACGTTCGACCTCGACGAGTACGTGCACGCGGCGTTGCAGGGCGGCGCTTCCGGGTTCCTGCTGAAGGACGCCGGGCCCGCGTTGCTGATCGAGGCCGTGCGCGCGGCCGCCCGTGGTGACGCGCTCGTGTCGCCGCAGGTCACGGTGCGCCTGTTGAGGCACTTCGGCACCAACCGGGTGACGGACCGGCCCACACCCGCAGTGGAGCTGACACCACGGGAGCTCGACGTCGTGCGGGCGGCCGCGCGGGGACTGACCAACGGTGAGATCGGCGCCGAGCTGTACCTGTCGCTGTCCACCGTGAAGACCCATCTCGCCTCGGTGCAGAACAAGCTCGGGGTGCGCAACCGTGTGGAGATCGCGGCGTGGGCGTGGCGAAACGGGATCATGGACGGCGCGTAG